Proteins found in one Armatimonadota bacterium genomic segment:
- a CDS encoding transporter — MKVFRSLAAGVFLVLSAGAWAQQQPSAFTLQDSIRIALQNSRSLRSVLQDERKANARVREAKGAGLPQLDVSANYRRLDRVPKAKFPSFDPTSGTFTFNEIEIQPIDSGTATVSLSQVIDVSGVVRTATDAASLYSRIANLDVQRTRNEVVLQVKQAFYDVLRAQELVKVAEEALQNAETRRRLAQAAVDAGVSPRLDVMRADAAVSAAQQAVITARNALQLAKAAFNNVLGRRVDEPVELIPADEPEPEQADFNQYLQEALSKRPELIQANLGVSLSEKQITAAKRDQLPSLIVRGQWDFNLKTSTFQPRESSFTTIAALQFKIWDSGQTQGRVEQARADVDKAKVAVENVREGIALEVRSAYLSLQEAREKVVAAEKGLQAATESLRVARVRYEAGVSTQLELSDAELAYTQAEQNLVNARYDLRVAWARLEKAMGRYAQTP, encoded by the coding sequence GTGAAAGTGTTTCGCTCCCTTGCAGCAGGGGTGTTTCTGGTGCTGTCGGCAGGGGCGTGGGCGCAACAGCAGCCGTCTGCGTTCACCCTTCAGGACAGTATCCGCATTGCGTTGCAGAACAGCCGTAGCTTGCGAAGTGTGTTGCAGGACGAACGGAAAGCCAACGCCCGGGTGCGCGAAGCCAAAGGGGCGGGGTTACCCCAGCTGGACGTATCGGCGAACTATCGGCGATTGGACCGCGTGCCGAAGGCAAAGTTTCCCTCTTTTGACCCCACTAGCGGTACTTTCACTTTCAACGAGATAGAGATTCAACCCATCGATTCCGGCACAGCGACGGTGAGCCTGAGCCAGGTGATCGATGTGAGTGGAGTGGTGCGCACGGCGACCGACGCTGCTTCACTGTATTCGCGCATTGCCAACCTGGATGTGCAGCGTACGCGCAACGAGGTGGTGTTGCAGGTGAAGCAGGCATTTTATGACGTGCTGCGTGCGCAGGAACTGGTGAAGGTAGCGGAAGAGGCGTTGCAGAACGCGGAGACTCGTCGCAGGCTGGCACAAGCAGCAGTAGACGCTGGCGTTAGCCCGAGGCTGGATGTGATGCGCGCTGACGCTGCCGTGTCGGCGGCACAGCAAGCGGTGATTACCGCACGCAACGCCCTGCAGCTGGCGAAGGCAGCGTTCAATAACGTGCTGGGCAGGCGTGTGGACGAGCCTGTGGAACTCATTCCTGCCGACGAGCCAGAGCCGGAACAGGCGGATTTTAACCAGTATCTGCAGGAGGCGCTTTCCAAACGCCCAGAGTTGATTCAAGCCAATCTGGGAGTGTCGCTCTCCGAAAAGCAGATAACCGCCGCCAAGCGCGACCAGCTGCCCAGTCTTATCGTGCGTGGGCAGTGGGACTTCAACCTCAAAACCTCTACCTTCCAGCCTCGCGAGTCCAGCTTCACGACCATCGCCGCGCTGCAGTTCAAGATTTGGGACAGCGGTCAAACGCAGGGTAGAGTGGAACAGGCGCGCGCCGATGTGGACAAGGCGAAGGTGGCTGTGGAGAACGTGCGCGAGGGTATCGCTCTGGAGGTGCGCAGTGCCTACCTGAGCTTGCAGGAGGCTCGTGAGAAGGTGGTGGCGGCGGAGAAGGGGCTACAGGCAGCCACCGAGAGCCTGCGCGTCGCCCGCGTGCGCTACGAGGCGGGCGTCTCCACGCAGCTGGAGCTGAGCGATGCCGAGCTGGCGTATACGCAGGCGGAGCAGAACCTCGTCAACGCGCGCTATGACTTGCGCGTGGCGTGGGCGCGCCTCGAGAAAGCGATGGGCAGATATGCACAAACACCATAA